A genomic stretch from Antarcticibacterium flavum includes:
- a CDS encoding peptidylprolyl isomerase: MKFIINGFAAFLFVAIGNRAIAQEVIVTDSTAIQPQEAIAELRTAQDNPGRYKVDGIAAVVGQYVILDSDIDMLYQDLKSQGVSTADVTDCQLAGNLLENKLYAHHAIQDSIVVSEAELSNYVDQQISQMVGQVGSIEKVLDFYKRESETEFRQELLEINRQRELSNRMQEKIIGDVEVTPDEVREYFNSIPEDERPIFGDEVEVAQIVIKPEIPQSEKQKIMARLYEMREDVLDNGASFNTKAIMYSQDPGSSRNGGKMLISRKDPLDKDFKDTAFSLQEGEISEPFESQFGFHIIMLDKVVGQNLEIRHILLIPDVTQATTERARKKLDSIRNQIVDKELTFAQAAKKYSEEEETAANSGRLINPTTGDTRFELTKIDPEIYDQVVNLKEGEVSLILTDQDRTGRVFFKVITVNKRFPEHRAEFAQDYMKIQELALQQKQLNEITKWRKEKIADTYIKVNGKFRNCEYAHNWLKK, translated from the coding sequence TTGAAATTTATAATTAACGGTTTCGCCGCATTTTTATTTGTAGCGATAGGAAACCGGGCAATAGCGCAGGAGGTCATTGTTACAGACAGTACTGCGATCCAACCACAGGAAGCCATTGCAGAACTTAGGACTGCACAGGATAATCCAGGAAGATACAAGGTTGACGGGATCGCGGCCGTGGTAGGGCAATACGTGATCCTTGACAGTGATATTGATATGCTTTACCAGGACCTAAAAAGCCAGGGGGTATCAACTGCAGATGTTACAGATTGTCAGCTGGCAGGGAACCTATTGGAGAACAAATTGTATGCTCACCATGCTATCCAGGATAGTATCGTGGTTTCTGAAGCTGAATTGAGTAATTATGTAGACCAGCAAATAAGCCAGATGGTTGGCCAGGTAGGTTCTATAGAAAAAGTACTGGATTTCTATAAAAGGGAATCTGAGACAGAATTCAGGCAGGAACTTCTGGAAATTAACCGGCAGCGAGAGCTTTCCAACAGGATGCAGGAAAAGATCATTGGTGATGTAGAGGTCACTCCAGACGAGGTGAGAGAATATTTCAACTCTATTCCTGAAGATGAACGTCCTATTTTTGGAGATGAGGTGGAGGTTGCTCAAATCGTGATCAAACCCGAGATCCCGCAAAGTGAGAAACAAAAGATCATGGCCCGTCTTTATGAAATGCGTGAAGATGTGCTGGACAATGGTGCCAGTTTTAATACAAAGGCGATCATGTATTCCCAGGATCCCGGTTCCAGCAGGAATGGTGGTAAAATGCTTATAAGCAGGAAAGATCCACTTGACAAGGATTTTAAGGATACTGCCTTTAGCCTCCAGGAAGGGGAAATAAGTGAACCTTTTGAATCACAATTTGGCTTTCATATTATTATGTTAGATAAGGTTGTGGGTCAAAACCTGGAGATAAGACATATTCTTTTAATTCCAGATGTTACACAGGCAACAACAGAACGGGCAAGAAAAAAACTGGATAGCATAAGAAACCAGATAGTGGATAAAGAGTTAACCTTTGCCCAGGCAGCAAAAAAATATTCTGAAGAAGAAGAAACGGCAGCAAATAGTGGAAGGCTTATAAATCCCACTACCGGGGATACAAGGTTTGAATTAACCAAAATTGATCCTGAAATATATGACCAGGTGGTAAACTTGAAAGAAGGCGAAGTTTCTCTTATCTTAACAGACCAGGATCGTACAGGCAGGGTGTTCTTCAAGGTAATAACAGTAAACAAACGTTTTCCGGAACACAGGGCAGAGTTTGCACAGGACTATATGAAGATCCAGGAACTGGCCTTACAGCAAAAGCAGTTAAATGAGATAACTAAATGGCGCAAAGAAAAAATTGCAGATACATATATAAAAGTTAATGGAAAGTTCCGTAATTGTGAGTATGCACATAACTGGTTGAAAAAATAA
- a CDS encoding SRPBCC family protein: MKFSKQIIIDLPREEVFKKVEDPTNFKHWQKGFISYRHLSGKPGQEGSRAKLKYKMGKREISMIETIIKRAVPGKLHVSYEATGVFNIQKNYFQEEEKTRTLWIADYEFKFSGFMKLMGFFMPGAFKKQSLTYMKDFKNFAENGNRVNEYGKTN, encoded by the coding sequence ATGAAGTTTTCCAAACAAATAATTATCGACCTCCCAAGAGAGGAGGTCTTTAAAAAGGTGGAAGACCCTACCAATTTTAAACATTGGCAAAAGGGATTTATTTCTTACAGGCATTTAAGTGGGAAACCAGGCCAGGAAGGCTCGAGGGCAAAGCTTAAATATAAAATGGGAAAAAGGGAAATAAGCATGATCGAAACCATTATTAAAAGAGCAGTCCCGGGAAAACTGCATGTGAGTTATGAAGCTACGGGGGTTTTCAATATTCAGAAAAATTATTTTCAGGAGGAAGAGAAAACAAGAACCTTGTGGATTGCCGATTATGAATTTAAATTCTCGGGTTTCATGAAATTAATGGGGTTCTTCATGCCGGGAGCTTTTAAAAAACAGAGTTTAACTTATATGAAAGATTTTAAAAATTTTGCTGAAAATGGCAACAGAGTAAATGAATATGGAAAGACAAATTAA
- a CDS encoding AAA family ATPase: MSDVAAVENLVDKHKKLRQEISKVIVGQEDVVNQILLSVFAGGHALLIGVPGLAKTLMVNTIAKALGLDFKRIQFTPDLMPSDILGSEILDENRHFKFIKGPVFSNIILADEINRTPPKTQAALLEAMQERAVTVAGNHYKLSLPYFVLATQNPIEQEGTYPLPEAQLDRFMFAIHLEYPSFNEEVNVVKNTTSNIKVDISPLFTAEEIIEIQQLIRRVPVADNVVEYAVTLVGKTRPQGKTAPNLVKNYVDWGAGPRASQNLVLAAKAHAVVNGKFSPDIEDIQAVAIGILRHRVIKNYKAEAEGVSEEKIITSLF, from the coding sequence ATGAGTGATGTTGCCGCAGTAGAAAACCTGGTAGATAAGCATAAAAAGCTTCGGCAGGAGATCTCCAAAGTAATAGTAGGGCAGGAGGACGTGGTAAACCAGATCCTCCTCTCTGTTTTTGCAGGTGGCCATGCATTGCTAATAGGAGTACCTGGCCTGGCCAAGACCTTAATGGTCAATACTATCGCCAAAGCTCTGGGACTGGACTTTAAAAGGATCCAGTTTACACCAGATCTTATGCCGAGTGATATTTTAGGATCTGAGATCCTTGACGAGAACAGGCACTTTAAATTTATAAAAGGCCCCGTCTTTTCGAATATCATCCTGGCAGATGAGATCAATAGAACCCCTCCCAAAACACAAGCTGCCTTACTGGAAGCCATGCAGGAAAGGGCGGTAACCGTAGCAGGAAATCATTATAAGCTAAGTTTACCTTATTTTGTGCTTGCTACCCAAAACCCCATAGAGCAGGAAGGAACTTATCCATTGCCTGAAGCGCAGCTGGACAGGTTTATGTTTGCAATACATCTCGAATATCCCTCTTTTAATGAGGAAGTAAATGTTGTAAAGAATACCACCTCTAATATTAAAGTTGATATTTCTCCCCTTTTTACTGCTGAAGAGATCATAGAAATCCAGCAATTGATACGACGGGTGCCGGTGGCCGATAACGTGGTGGAATATGCTGTTACCCTGGTGGGAAAGACCCGGCCGCAAGGCAAAACGGCTCCAAATCTTGTTAAAAATTATGTAGACTGGGGGGCAGGACCCCGGGCTTCTCAAAATCTCGTCCTTGCCGCCAAGGCACATGCTGTGGTCAATGGTAAATTCTCTCCAGATATTGAAGATATACAGGCAGTCGCGATTGGGATCCTGCGACATAGGGTGATCAAGAATTATAAAGCTGAGGCTGAAGGTGTTTCAGAAGAAAAGATAATCACTTCCCTTTTTTAA
- a CDS encoding OmpH family outer membrane protein: MKKYLLLLAVLLTGFFAQAQTKVGTIDAEFILGQLPEISTVEEGLKVYNTDLQGELQSTIKKYEDLVADYQATTESMTEEDRNKKENEIISLENDIKNFRQKASVLLQMRRNELTKPLYEKIDGAMKEVIREQKYTQIINASANALAYADPAHDITDAVLEKLGITAE; encoded by the coding sequence ATGAAAAAATATTTGTTATTACTAGCCGTACTTTTAACCGGCTTTTTTGCACAGGCACAAACCAAGGTAGGAACCATTGATGCAGAGTTCATACTGGGACAATTGCCTGAAATATCTACCGTAGAGGAAGGACTTAAAGTTTATAATACAGATTTGCAGGGAGAATTACAGAGTACCATAAAGAAGTACGAGGACCTGGTAGCCGATTACCAGGCCACTACAGAATCTATGACAGAAGAGGACCGCAATAAAAAGGAGAATGAAATCATAAGTCTTGAAAATGATATAAAGAACTTCAGGCAAAAAGCTTCTGTTCTCTTACAAATGAGAAGGAATGAACTTACCAAACCCTTATATGAAAAAATAGACGGTGCAATGAAAGAGGTGATCAGGGAACAGAAATATACGCAGATCATCAATGCCAGCGCCAATGCACTAGCATATGCAGACCCTGCACATGATATTACAGATGCGGTATTGGAAAAATTGGGAATTACGGCAGAATAA
- a CDS encoding peptidyl-prolyl cis-trans isomerase, with protein MKKLTVGILVALVFGFGTTSCSYFEKSEEREVLARVNDSYLYKDDIQALVDESISKEDSILIVTNFITRWATQQLLIDRAKYNLSQRQQDEFEELVRNYKNELYTKAYADALVAKQLDTSLSQGEIETYYEDHQESFRLNEDLVKLRYISVDKNTLDFQDIKRMFVRYNEKDKEELDKISLQFKGYSFNDSVWVSSKSVYNKIGPLNDSNKAQLLKKANFLQLEDSLEVYLVYVNDVLLRNDQAPLEYATSTIKQILLNKRKAGLVKELEKDITRDAIEKNKFEIYN; from the coding sequence ATGAAGAAATTAACAGTTGGAATTTTAGTTGCCCTTGTCTTTGGTTTTGGTACCACTTCATGTAGCTATTTCGAGAAGAGTGAAGAAAGGGAAGTGCTGGCCAGGGTTAATGATTCTTACCTGTACAAGGATGACATTCAGGCTTTGGTGGATGAGAGTATTTCCAAAGAAGACAGTATACTTATAGTGACCAATTTCATTACCCGCTGGGCCACCCAGCAGTTATTGATCGACAGGGCAAAATATAATTTAAGCCAGAGACAGCAGGACGAATTTGAAGAACTGGTAAGGAATTATAAGAATGAATTATATACCAAGGCCTATGCAGATGCTCTTGTAGCCAAGCAGCTTGATACTTCTTTAAGCCAGGGAGAGATCGAGACCTATTATGAGGATCACCAGGAAAGCTTTAGGTTGAACGAGGATTTGGTAAAGTTGAGGTATATAAGTGTTGATAAAAATACACTCGATTTTCAGGATATAAAGCGCATGTTTGTACGCTATAATGAAAAGGACAAAGAAGAACTTGATAAGATCTCACTTCAATTCAAAGGGTATTCCTTTAATGATTCGGTTTGGGTAAGTTCCAAATCTGTCTACAATAAAATAGGCCCGTTGAATGATTCAAACAAAGCTCAATTATTAAAAAAGGCTAACTTTCTTCAGCTTGAAGATTCATTAGAAGTATATTTGGTATATGTAAACGATGTTTTGCTAAGGAATGACCAGGCACCCCTGGAATATGCAACATCAACAATAAAACAGATCCTGCTGAATAAAAGAAAGGCAGGTTTGGTTAAGGAACTTGAAAAAGATATAACACGAGATGCAATTGAAAAGAACAAATTTGAAATTTATAATTAA